One genomic window of Actinoplanes lobatus includes the following:
- a CDS encoding RNA polymerase sigma factor — protein sequence MSAAEQRFTAMMSGHGPAVLGYLSRRTEPAQDAADLMAEVFVVAWRRLAEVPAAPDETRAWLIGAARLVLANHRRGTVRRHRLANRLRLHLRPEPAPDPATDLVRDALARLGDDDRELLTLIGWEDLTATQAAAVLGITPAAVRKRLERARSRLREQLEPSPAPR from the coding sequence GTGAGCGCGGCGGAACAGCGGTTCACCGCGATGATGAGCGGGCACGGCCCGGCGGTGCTCGGCTACCTGTCCCGGCGTACCGAACCGGCACAGGACGCGGCCGATCTGATGGCCGAGGTGTTCGTGGTCGCCTGGCGGCGGCTCGCCGAGGTGCCCGCCGCCCCCGACGAGACCCGTGCCTGGCTGATCGGCGCCGCCCGCCTGGTCCTGGCCAACCACCGCCGGGGCACGGTCCGCCGGCACCGGCTCGCCAACCGGCTGCGCCTGCACCTGCGCCCGGAACCCGCGCCCGATCCCGCCACCGATCTGGTGCGCGACGCCCTCGCCCGGCTCGGCGACGACGACCGGGAGCTGCTGACCCTGATCGGCTGGGAGGACCTGACCGCCACCCAGGCCGCGGCGGTCCTCGGCATCACTCCGGCCGCGGTCCGCAAACGCCTGGAACGGGCCCGCTCCCGCCTCCGGGAACAGCTGGAACCCAGTCCGGCTCCCCGCTGA
- a CDS encoding SDR family oxidoreductase — MNRTALVTGASSGIGKATAAALAARGYRVLGTSRDPSSLEPDQKAPGVEYVALDLADDASIEGLAGTLSGVDVLVNNAGESQSGPIEELPVEALRRIFQVNVLGPVRLTQLALPGMRDRGHGRVVMVGSMLASFPLAYRSSYVASKAAIKGFSNGARHELSPFGVWLTTVEPGSIATGISERRTKYIGDGSPYRADFERMLTALNRNERAGITAERVAATIVTAIEAERPKARYAVGSNAPAVFALRRLLPGGVVEKIVHRRHDLPR; from the coding sequence GTGAATCGCACCGCGTTGGTCACCGGCGCCTCGTCCGGTATCGGGAAGGCGACCGCGGCGGCACTCGCCGCCCGCGGCTATCGCGTGCTGGGCACCAGCCGTGACCCGTCCTCGCTCGAGCCGGACCAGAAGGCGCCCGGCGTCGAGTACGTGGCACTCGACCTCGCCGACGACGCCTCGATCGAGGGCCTCGCCGGGACGCTGAGCGGTGTGGACGTGCTGGTCAACAACGCGGGCGAGAGCCAGTCCGGTCCGATCGAGGAACTGCCGGTCGAAGCGCTGCGGCGGATCTTCCAGGTGAACGTGCTCGGCCCGGTCCGGCTCACACAGCTCGCGCTGCCGGGGATGCGGGACCGCGGTCACGGCCGGGTGGTGATGGTCGGGTCGATGCTGGCGTCGTTCCCGCTGGCGTACCGGTCGTCGTACGTCGCCTCGAAAGCCGCGATCAAGGGGTTCAGCAACGGGGCACGGCACGAACTCTCGCCGTTCGGGGTGTGGCTGACCACGGTGGAGCCCGGGTCGATCGCGACCGGCATCAGCGAGCGGCGGACGAAGTACATCGGTGACGGCTCGCCGTACCGGGCCGACTTCGAGCGGATGCTGACCGCGCTGAACCGCAACGAGCGGGCCGGGATCACCGCCGAGCGGGTCGCCGCCACGATCGTCACGGCGATCGAGGCGGAGCGGCCGAAGGCACGGTACGCGGTGGGCAGCAACGCGCCGGCCGTCTTCGCGCTGCGGCGGCTGCTGCCCGGCGGCGTCGTCGAGAAGATCGTCCACCGGCGGCACGACCTGCCTCGCTAG
- a CDS encoding FxsA family protein: MRRSRLAYLPIAFPLLAVAEIVVFLAVADAIGALWAVLLLAASCVAGIALLRREGVRGFRAFQEAVRAGRPPGGEVSNSLIGLFGALLLAVPGFLTGIAGLLLLLPPGRILARRGVERFAQRNLGGAATGDLFGPRRVRVHQSDPVTVVVVDDDQPRPPAAAIEGEIVR; this comes from the coding sequence ATGCGGCGTAGCAGGCTTGCCTACCTACCGATCGCGTTCCCGTTGCTGGCGGTGGCGGAGATCGTGGTCTTCCTGGCGGTGGCGGACGCCATCGGCGCGCTCTGGGCGGTCCTGCTGCTCGCCGCGTCCTGTGTCGCCGGCATCGCACTGCTGCGCCGCGAGGGTGTCCGCGGCTTCCGTGCCTTCCAGGAGGCGGTCCGGGCGGGGCGCCCGCCCGGCGGGGAGGTCAGCAACTCCCTGATCGGGCTCTTCGGGGCGCTGCTGCTGGCCGTGCCCGGCTTCCTCACCGGCATCGCCGGCCTGCTCCTGCTGCTGCCACCGGGCCGGATCCTGGCCCGCCGCGGGGTGGAGCGGTTCGCCCAGCGCAACCTCGGCGGCGCCGCCACCGGCGACCTGTTCGGGCCGCGCCGCGTCCGGGTGCACCAGAGCGACCCGGTCACCGTCGTGGTCGTCGACGACGACCAGCCGCGCCCGCCGGCCGCCGCCATCGAGGGCGAGATCGTCCGCTAG
- a CDS encoding polyprenol monophosphomannose synthase — MSEAEGYPGVGRVLVIIPTYNEADNVRVITDRVRKAVPAVDILIADDNSPDGTGAIADELTEADDHIFVLHRAGKEGLGAAYKAGFQWAKDKGYDAVVELDADGSHAPEELPSILDALGDHDAVLGTRYIPGGSVHNWPLRRLLLSRCGNIYIRMALGMPFKDATGGYRAYRLSVLDKIEVSTIASTGYSFQVEMAWRAYRQGFRMIEVPITFTEREHGVSKMSGNIFKEQLLRVTLWGAQARKEDLLNLLNRKQRQSTTWP; from the coding sequence GTGAGCGAGGCGGAAGGTTACCCGGGAGTGGGACGGGTCCTCGTGATCATCCCCACCTACAACGAGGCGGACAACGTCCGGGTGATCACCGATCGGGTGCGTAAAGCGGTCCCGGCCGTCGACATCCTGATCGCGGACGACAACTCGCCGGACGGGACCGGCGCGATCGCCGACGAGCTGACCGAGGCGGACGATCACATCTTCGTCCTGCACCGGGCCGGCAAGGAGGGTCTGGGCGCGGCCTACAAGGCCGGTTTCCAGTGGGCGAAGGACAAGGGGTACGACGCGGTCGTCGAGCTGGACGCGGACGGCTCGCACGCCCCGGAGGAGCTGCCCAGCATCCTGGACGCGCTGGGCGACCACGACGCGGTCCTCGGCACCCGGTACATCCCGGGCGGCAGCGTGCACAACTGGCCGCTGCGGCGCCTGCTGCTGTCGCGGTGCGGCAACATCTACATCCGGATGGCGCTGGGCATGCCGTTCAAGGACGCGACCGGCGGCTACCGGGCGTACCGTCTCTCGGTCCTCGACAAGATCGAGGTGAGCACCATCGCCTCCACCGGCTACTCGTTCCAGGTGGAGATGGCCTGGCGGGCGTACCGGCAGGGGTTCCGGATGATCGAGGTGCCGATCACGTTCACCGAACGCGAACACGGCGTCAGCAAGATGAGCGGCAACATCTTCAAGGAACAGCTGCTGAGGGTCACCCTGTGGGGCGCGCAGGCGCGCAAGGAGGACCTGCTCAACCTGCTCAACCGCAAGCAACGGCAGAGCACCACCTGGCCGTGA
- a CDS encoding coiled-coil domain-containing protein, translated as MTVQDSEAETRPCAHCGRPVPQRASAGRPFRYCRDNDGECQRASRNVRMRHRSSPGLAGQVARTWEVVDRLDQLVGTLTEALHSEMSPAGVERQLAEVRAETSGQVAAAHAERDDARRDAEQAADAAIASQQVAAAATAERDEARRRAGDAQRAAEEAGVREQEAVTARDEAVRAATAAAALRERAEAERDAAAEELGTAKQDLQGVRAQRDTAERDLKTALQDAREFRDRAEEEQLRSQERLTVARSEADRATTEAEQARQATAAAERDRDDAAARARQAHAEAAAKRDELAAVAAERDGLRRTGDDLERAAERAARERADLERRLASARADADAAQERVAQLTSQVSDLASALAALGAARPAPPAQPVPSGNS; from the coding sequence ATGACTGTGCAGGATTCCGAAGCCGAGACCCGTCCCTGCGCCCACTGCGGGCGCCCCGTGCCGCAGCGCGCCTCCGCCGGGCGCCCGTTCCGCTACTGCCGCGACAACGACGGCGAGTGCCAGCGGGCCTCGCGCAACGTGCGGATGCGGCACCGTTCGTCGCCGGGGCTGGCCGGGCAGGTGGCGCGCACCTGGGAGGTCGTCGACCGGCTCGACCAACTGGTCGGCACGCTGACCGAGGCGCTGCACTCGGAGATGTCCCCGGCCGGGGTGGAACGCCAGCTCGCCGAGGTGCGGGCGGAGACGTCCGGGCAGGTGGCGGCGGCGCACGCCGAACGCGACGACGCCCGCCGCGACGCCGAGCAGGCGGCCGACGCGGCGATCGCGTCACAGCAGGTCGCGGCGGCGGCGACCGCCGAACGGGACGAGGCCCGGCGGCGGGCCGGTGACGCGCAGCGCGCCGCCGAGGAGGCCGGGGTCCGGGAGCAGGAGGCGGTCACGGCCCGCGACGAGGCGGTGCGGGCGGCGACCGCGGCCGCCGCGCTGCGCGAGCGGGCCGAGGCCGAGCGGGACGCCGCGGCCGAGGAGCTGGGCACGGCCAAACAGGACCTGCAAGGGGTACGAGCACAGCGTGACACCGCGGAACGGGATCTGAAGACCGCGCTCCAGGACGCCAGGGAGTTCCGTGACCGGGCCGAGGAGGAGCAGCTCCGCTCCCAGGAGCGGCTCACCGTGGCGCGGTCGGAGGCGGACCGCGCCACGACCGAGGCGGAGCAGGCCCGGCAGGCGACGGCGGCCGCCGAACGGGACCGGGACGACGCGGCCGCCCGGGCACGGCAGGCGCACGCCGAGGCCGCCGCGAAGCGGGACGAGCTGGCGGCGGTCGCCGCGGAACGGGACGGGCTCCGGCGTACCGGGGATGATCTCGAACGTGCCGCCGAGCGCGCCGCGCGGGAACGCGCCGATCTGGAACGCCGCCTCGCGTCCGCCCGTGCCGACGCCGACGCCGCCCAGGAGCGGGTGGCCCAGTTGACCTCGCAGGTGAGCGATCTGGCGTCCGCGCTGGCCGCTCTCGGCGCCGCACGCCCGGCTCCGCCGGCCCAGCCCGTCCCCTCCGGCAACAGTTGA
- a CDS encoding GDSL-type esterase/lipase family protein: MISMSMRRCAVAFALGLAAGCSAPPVPMPEPPSPAPVPSAAPASWVGTWGTAVQHGGRSFQDHTVRQIVHTSIGGDSARVRFSNEFGSGPLVIGSAYLAHRAGGGTVTDSRPVMFGGATTVTVPAGQTAVSDEVAFTVPADGDVAVTVHLPTTAGGTVHGIAVQDTYVASGDQAAAGGLSGAKTESSWYFLSGLDVRNAGAAGAVVAFGASITDGFGSRFNGNQRWPDLLADRLRAAGYTVGVLNAGISGNRLTVDDRGESALNRFERDVLSRPGARWVIISDDAINDLGAADPPSTAELIGALGTLVERAHGAGLRVICSTLTPYEGAGYWTARGESARGEINAFLRGPGSGCDAVLDADRATHDPSAPTRYRRAYDSGDHLHPGAAGLQAIADAVPLDVFTR, translated from the coding sequence ATGATCAGCATGTCGATGCGGCGGTGCGCGGTGGCGTTCGCGCTGGGTCTCGCCGCGGGATGTTCGGCGCCGCCCGTGCCCATGCCGGAGCCGCCGTCGCCGGCTCCGGTCCCGTCGGCCGCGCCGGCCTCGTGGGTGGGGACCTGGGGGACCGCGGTCCAGCACGGTGGGCGGTCCTTTCAAGATCACACGGTACGGCAGATCGTGCACACCAGCATCGGCGGTGACAGCGCCCGTGTCCGGTTCTCCAACGAGTTCGGCAGCGGGCCGCTGGTCATCGGCTCGGCCTACCTGGCGCACCGGGCCGGCGGCGGCACTGTCACGGACTCCCGGCCGGTCATGTTCGGGGGCGCGACCACGGTGACCGTGCCGGCCGGGCAGACCGCGGTCAGCGACGAGGTGGCGTTCACGGTGCCGGCCGACGGGGACGTGGCGGTCACCGTTCACCTGCCCACCACGGCCGGCGGGACGGTGCACGGGATCGCGGTGCAGGACACGTACGTCGCCTCCGGTGACCAGGCGGCGGCCGGCGGGCTGTCCGGGGCGAAGACCGAGAGCAGCTGGTACTTCCTGTCCGGGCTGGACGTGCGCAACGCGGGCGCGGCCGGCGCGGTGGTCGCGTTCGGGGCCTCCATCACCGACGGGTTCGGCTCCCGCTTCAACGGCAACCAGCGCTGGCCCGACCTGCTCGCCGACCGGCTGCGCGCGGCCGGGTACACGGTCGGGGTGCTCAACGCCGGGATCAGCGGCAATCGGCTCACCGTCGACGACCGTGGGGAGAGCGCGCTGAACCGGTTCGAACGCGACGTGCTCAGCCGGCCGGGCGCCCGCTGGGTGATCATCTCGGACGACGCGATCAACGACCTGGGCGCGGCCGACCCACCGTCCACCGCCGAGCTGATCGGCGCCCTTGGGACGCTGGTCGAGCGGGCGCACGGGGCGGGGCTGCGGGTGATCTGTTCGACGCTCACGCCGTACGAGGGCGCCGGGTACTGGACCGCCCGCGGCGAGTCGGCCCGCGGCGAGATCAACGCGTTCCTGCGCGGCCCCGGCAGCGGCTGCGACGCGGTCCTCGACGCGGACCGGGCCACCCACGACCCGTCCGCGCCCACCCGCTACCGGCGGGCGTACGACTCGGGCGACCACCTGCACCCCGGCGCGGCCGGGCTCCAGGCCATCGCCGACGCGGTTCCGCTGGATGTCTTCACCCGTTGA
- a CDS encoding RNA polymerase-binding protein RbpA, giving the protein MGERMLRGSRLGAVSYESDRNTELAPRQSREYLCVKGHQFEVPFAVDAEVPTTWECKFDGSVARLVDGNEPEQKKAKPPRTHWDMLLERRSIAELEDILNERLQEVRTRRGR; this is encoded by the coding sequence ATGGGCGAACGCATGCTGCGCGGCAGCCGTCTTGGCGCGGTCAGCTACGAGTCCGACCGTAACACCGAGCTGGCGCCCCGACAGTCCCGCGAGTACCTGTGCGTCAAGGGTCACCAGTTCGAGGTGCCGTTCGCTGTCGATGCCGAGGTGCCGACCACCTGGGAATGCAAGTTCGACGGCAGCGTCGCCCGCCTGGTCGACGGCAACGAGCCGGAGCAGAAGAAGGCGAAGCCGCCGCGCACCCACTGGGACATGCTGCTCGAGCGGCGTTCGATCGCCGAGCTGGAGGACATCCTCAACGAGCGACTGCAGGAGGTTCGCACCCGCCGCGGTCGCTGA
- the lnt gene encoding apolipoprotein N-acyltransferase has protein sequence MTLPPPALADPGAGADRPPRPLRLPVAVALAVAAGAALLLALPPYDLWWLSPVGVALLAAAVHRRRLRAGFGLGVLAGVVLFFPMLEWTRIAAGWLPWTLLAGLQALYVGLAGLAGSWLSPLVDRWRALWPLLAGLIWTTSEFLRDRTPFGGFPWGRLAFSQGDAPTLRLAAYGGAPLVTFAVAAAGGALVALAWRRWSPRTLLPAVGFAAVTGLLLAAPAALPLTVPGGDATTVAIVQGNVPRLGLDFNAQRRAVLDNHVNATRALASEVAAGRQKQPGLVVWPENSSDIDPLQNADAAALIQSAADAIKAPILVGTLQRTEVPGDIYNVGILWRPGTGPDHAQQYEKRHPVPFAEYMPLRSVARLVSDKVDLVRNMLGGDEPGVVDTGAAVLGDVICFEVAYDGIVRDVVTGGAQILAVQTNNATFNEAEARQQLAMVRLRAVEHGREALMVSTVGVSGFVDAKGGVHDSTGFNTAAVVVRDMNLDGPRTLATRSGARPETVIVFGTVVALVGVLPLRRRRGTINSDGVQVSEER, from the coding sequence ATGACTCTCCCCCCGCCGGCGCTCGCCGACCCGGGCGCCGGCGCGGACCGGCCACCGCGCCCGCTGCGCCTGCCGGTGGCCGTGGCCCTCGCGGTCGCCGCCGGCGCGGCCCTGCTGCTGGCCCTTCCCCCGTACGACCTGTGGTGGCTCTCACCGGTCGGCGTGGCGCTGCTGGCCGCGGCCGTGCACCGGCGCCGTCTGCGGGCCGGGTTCGGCCTCGGCGTGCTGGCCGGGGTGGTGCTGTTCTTCCCCATGCTGGAGTGGACGCGGATCGCCGCCGGCTGGCTGCCCTGGACGCTGCTGGCCGGCCTCCAGGCGCTGTACGTGGGCCTCGCCGGGCTGGCCGGATCCTGGCTGTCCCCGCTGGTGGACCGCTGGCGGGCGCTGTGGCCGCTGCTGGCCGGGCTGATCTGGACCACGAGCGAGTTCCTGCGCGACCGCACCCCGTTCGGCGGCTTCCCCTGGGGGCGGCTCGCGTTCAGCCAGGGTGACGCGCCGACCCTGCGGCTGGCGGCGTACGGCGGCGCCCCCCTGGTCACCTTCGCCGTGGCGGCCGCGGGCGGCGCTCTCGTGGCGCTGGCCTGGCGCCGGTGGAGCCCCCGCACCCTGCTGCCCGCCGTAGGCTTCGCCGCCGTGACGGGGCTGCTGCTGGCCGCGCCGGCCGCCCTGCCGCTGACCGTGCCGGGCGGCGACGCCACCACGGTCGCGATCGTGCAGGGCAACGTGCCACGGCTCGGCCTCGACTTCAACGCCCAGCGGCGGGCCGTGCTCGACAACCACGTCAACGCCACCCGGGCACTGGCCTCCGAGGTCGCCGCCGGCCGGCAGAAGCAGCCCGGCCTGGTGGTGTGGCCGGAGAACTCCAGCGACATCGACCCGCTCCAGAACGCCGACGCGGCCGCCCTCATCCAGTCCGCCGCCGACGCGATCAAGGCGCCCATCCTGGTCGGCACCCTCCAGCGCACCGAGGTGCCCGGCGACATCTACAACGTGGGCATCCTGTGGCGGCCCGGCACCGGCCCCGACCACGCCCAGCAGTATGAGAAACGCCACCCGGTGCCGTTCGCCGAGTACATGCCGCTGCGCTCGGTCGCCCGCCTGGTCAGCGACAAGGTCGACCTGGTCCGCAACATGCTCGGCGGCGACGAGCCCGGGGTCGTCGACACCGGCGCCGCGGTCCTCGGCGACGTCATCTGTTTCGAGGTCGCCTACGACGGGATCGTCCGGGACGTGGTGACCGGCGGCGCCCAGATTCTGGCGGTGCAGACGAACAACGCCACCTTCAACGAGGCCGAGGCCCGCCAACAGTTGGCCATGGTCCGCCTGCGGGCCGTCGAGCACGGCCGGGAGGCCCTGATGGTGTCCACCGTTGGGGTGTCCGGATTCGTCGACGCGAAGGGCGGTGTGCACGATTCGACCGGGTTCAACACGGCTGCGGTGGTGGTGCGTGACATGAATCTGGACGGACCGCGTACGCTGGCGACTCGTTCGGGCGCTCGGCCGGAGACGGTCATCGTCTTTGGTACGGTCGTCGCCCTCGTCGGTGTGCTGCCGTTGCGCCGCCGACGGGGGACTATCAACAGTGACGGCGTACAGGTTTCGGAGGAACGGTGA
- a CDS encoding BTAD domain-containing putative transcriptional regulator, whose protein sequence is MRIGILGSFEVHGDDGALTDVPGARLRGLLIALALETGRVVPKAALVDWIWGGQPPADATNALHRLVSRLRKVLPDGAVEGHTEGYRLTAGPDAVDAVRFERLVTAAHAHAGDDPARERLLREALGLWRGPAMRDVALPDSAAFGAAVTRLEELRLAALEDRYESGAGHPGLVPELTALVAAHPLRERLAAALMRALAAAGRGSEALLVYQRTREALADALGVDPSPELSALHVALLRGDARRPQRRRTNLRAELTSYIGKSADVAAVRELVAGHRLTTLTGPGGSGKTRLAAESARTLLDDLPDGAWLVELAAIGPDGDVAQAALAGLGLRDTLHGEAAPAGPLERLTAAVRDRETLLVLDNCEHVIEAAAEFAHRVLGECPKLRILATSREPLGIVGEALWPVEPLALPTDDGDAAGSPAVRLLRDRAGAVRQDLGDDPATLSTMVRVCRALDGMPLAIELAAARLRTMSLDQLAHRLDDRFRLLTGGSRTALPRHRTLRAVIDWSWELLSEAERTMLRRLSVFSGGASLEAAERVRGGDHLELLTSLTEKSLLVAEGDGAPRYRMLGTIREYAGDRLAEAGESEQARRAHLDWCTELAETAEPHLRRAGQLHWLALLQAEHDNIGAAMRGALATGDAPAAMRLAAGAGWYWWLSGNKTEGAELILAATGTPGTVPDDIRATVYAIFTMFLTDGRGDEHRAAEWIIKAYELSRHAPRRHPLIGFTAPLERLLREPGAVLSAFEPLLDDPDPWARALARLHLGKMRMLLGHGGHDADAHLETALTEFRALGERFGISFALIELANRIATRGEFTAACGHYEEAIEVVTPIGAVEDVIRMRARQAQLYWLAGDRAAAATALAGARRSAERVTWPGALAELALAEALLAHWAGDRAEAYRQLAAATGILGEDAERPNVRGEIEDLLGHLTEDHREAGTHRAAAYRAAVEMGHAPLIAQVLVGVADQALRHDDPEQAARLLAASTAVRGLPDRAHPDAARIERTVRDRLGEGFAAATADGAAADWRRLAEVTLARFNG, encoded by the coding sequence GTGCGGATCGGGATACTTGGATCGTTCGAGGTGCACGGCGACGACGGCGCCCTCACCGACGTGCCCGGCGCACGGCTGCGCGGGTTGCTGATCGCCCTGGCGCTGGAGACCGGCCGGGTGGTGCCGAAGGCGGCCCTGGTCGACTGGATCTGGGGTGGACAGCCGCCCGCTGACGCCACCAACGCCCTGCACCGCCTGGTCTCCCGGCTGCGCAAGGTGCTGCCGGACGGCGCGGTCGAGGGGCACACCGAGGGCTACCGGCTGACCGCCGGGCCGGACGCGGTCGACGCCGTCCGGTTCGAGCGCCTGGTCACCGCGGCGCACGCCCATGCCGGCGACGACCCGGCCCGGGAACGGCTGCTGCGGGAGGCGCTCGGCCTGTGGCGCGGGCCCGCCATGCGGGATGTCGCGCTGCCGGACAGCGCGGCCTTCGGCGCGGCCGTCACCCGGCTGGAGGAGCTGCGCCTGGCCGCGCTGGAGGACCGGTACGAGTCCGGCGCCGGCCACCCCGGGCTGGTCCCCGAACTGACCGCCCTGGTCGCGGCGCACCCGCTACGGGAACGGCTGGCCGCCGCCCTGATGCGTGCCCTGGCCGCGGCCGGCCGGGGCAGTGAGGCGCTGCTGGTCTACCAGCGCACCCGGGAGGCGCTGGCCGACGCCCTGGGGGTGGACCCGTCACCGGAGCTGTCCGCCCTGCACGTCGCCCTGCTGCGCGGCGACGCCCGGCGGCCGCAGCGGCGGCGGACCAACCTGCGCGCCGAGCTGACCAGCTACATCGGCAAGTCGGCCGACGTCGCGGCGGTCCGGGAACTGGTGGCCGGGCACCGGCTCACCACACTGACCGGGCCGGGCGGCTCGGGCAAGACCCGGCTGGCCGCGGAGTCCGCCCGTACCCTGCTCGATGATCTTCCGGACGGGGCGTGGCTGGTGGAGCTCGCCGCCATCGGCCCGGACGGTGACGTGGCGCAGGCGGCTCTCGCCGGGCTCGGCCTGCGCGACACCCTGCACGGCGAGGCGGCGCCGGCCGGCCCGCTGGAGCGCCTGACCGCCGCCGTCCGGGACCGGGAGACGCTGCTCGTCCTGGACAACTGCGAGCACGTGATCGAGGCGGCGGCGGAGTTCGCGCACCGGGTGCTCGGCGAGTGCCCGAAACTGCGGATCCTGGCGACCAGCCGGGAACCGCTCGGCATCGTCGGCGAGGCACTGTGGCCGGTGGAGCCGCTGGCCCTGCCCACGGACGACGGCGACGCCGCCGGCTCCCCGGCGGTACGGCTGCTGCGCGACCGGGCCGGCGCCGTCCGCCAAGATCTCGGCGACGACCCCGCCACCCTGTCCACGATGGTCCGGGTGTGCCGGGCCCTGGACGGGATGCCACTGGCCATCGAACTCGCGGCGGCCCGGCTGCGGACCATGTCCCTCGATCAGCTCGCGCACCGCCTCGACGACCGGTTCCGCCTGCTGACCGGCGGCAGCCGTACCGCCCTGCCCCGGCACCGGACCCTGCGGGCGGTGATCGACTGGAGCTGGGAGCTGCTGTCCGAGGCGGAACGCACCATGCTGCGCCGGCTGTCGGTGTTCTCCGGCGGGGCGAGCCTGGAGGCGGCCGAGCGGGTCCGCGGCGGCGACCACCTGGAGCTGCTCACCTCGCTCACCGAGAAGTCGCTGCTGGTGGCCGAGGGCGACGGCGCGCCCCGCTACCGGATGCTGGGCACCATCAGGGAGTACGCCGGTGACCGGCTGGCCGAGGCCGGCGAGTCGGAGCAGGCCCGGCGTGCGCACCTGGACTGGTGCACCGAGCTGGCCGAGACCGCCGAGCCGCATCTGCGCCGGGCCGGGCAGCTGCACTGGCTGGCGCTGCTCCAGGCCGAGCACGACAACATCGGGGCCGCGATGCGCGGGGCGCTGGCGACCGGTGACGCGCCCGCGGCGATGCGGCTGGCCGCGGGCGCCGGCTGGTACTGGTGGCTCAGCGGCAACAAGACCGAGGGCGCCGAGCTGATCCTGGCGGCCACCGGGACGCCCGGTACGGTGCCCGACGACATCCGGGCCACCGTCTACGCGATCTTCACCATGTTCCTGACCGACGGCCGTGGCGACGAGCACCGGGCAGCCGAGTGGATCATCAAGGCGTACGAGCTGAGCCGGCACGCCCCACGCCGGCATCCCCTGATCGGTTTCACCGCCCCGCTGGAGCGCCTGCTGCGGGAACCGGGCGCGGTCCTGTCCGCCTTCGAGCCGCTGCTCGACGACCCTGATCCGTGGGCCCGCGCGCTGGCCCGGCTGCACCTGGGCAAGATGCGGATGCTGCTCGGCCACGGTGGACACGACGCGGACGCCCACCTGGAGACGGCGCTCACCGAGTTCCGGGCGCTCGGCGAGCGGTTCGGCATCTCGTTCGCGCTGATCGAGCTGGCGAACCGGATCGCCACCCGCGGCGAGTTCACCGCCGCCTGCGGGCACTACGAGGAGGCGATCGAGGTGGTCACCCCGATCGGCGCGGTCGAGGACGTGATCCGGATGCGGGCCCGGCAGGCGCAGCTGTACTGGCTGGCCGGTGACCGGGCGGCCGCCGCGACCGCGCTCGCCGGGGCGCGGCGCTCGGCGGAGCGGGTCACCTGGCCGGGTGCGCTGGCCGAGCTGGCGCTCGCCGAGGCGCTCCTGGCCCACTGGGCCGGCGACCGGGCGGAGGCGTACCGGCAGCTCGCGGCCGCGACCGGGATCCTGGGCGAGGATGCCGAGCGGCCGAACGTCCGCGGCGAGATCGAGGACCTGCTCGGCCATCTCACCGAGGATCACCGCGAGGCCGGTACGCACCGCGCCGCCGCCTACCGCGCGGCGGTCGAGATGGGCCACGCGCCGCTGATCGCCCAGGTGCTCGTCGGCGTCGCCGACCAGGCGCTGCGCCACGACGACCCGGAGCAGGCGGCCCGGCTGCTCGCGGCGAGCACCGCGGTCCGGGGCCTGCCGGACCGCGCGCACCCGGACGCGGCCCGGATCGAGCGGACCGTCCGCGACCGCCTGGGCGAGGGGTTCGCCGCGGCGACGGCCGACGGTGCGGCAGCCGACTGGCGCCGGCTGGCCGAGGTCACGCTCGCCCGCTTCAACGGGTGA